The DNA sequence TTTTTTCGTGATCCTGTTCTAAGTGCTCATTACAATAAGAATAAACGTCATTTTACGACAATAGGTGCTGTTGCAAAAAAGCTATTGTATATAATTTATACTGTACTGAGAAATAATAAACCTTATGCTCTTATTACTTGAGATGAATAACATGAATATCTACCATCAAGGGTTATGGAAAGATACTAAACCTTGATTTACTGTACCCTTTTTGAGGGTAGCAAGTTCAAAATACATTTATGTAGATTACCACAGGGAAGGGTGAAGCACACCCTTCCCTGTATGTTAATGAAATGATTAGATACCCCAGAAGGTTTTTAAAATTTTATCAGAGGGCCTTTCAGTGAAGGAACTTACTACTACAAAGGCAATGAGTGAAAGAATTAGTGGTAGAGCTATGGTGTGCATACCTAGAGGCCGAGTCCATATTTTACTGAATAATATATAGGCTCCTACTCCTGTAACAATAGAAGCAAAGGCACCAGGTGCATTGGCTCTTTTCCAGTAAAGCCCTAATAGAATAGGCCAAAGGAAGGTTGAAATAAGGCCGGCATTGGCATATAGGTTTAACCACACCATAAGGGGTGGTGGATTAAAGGCCACGAAAAAAATAATAATCCCCACAATAATCGTACTAATAAAACTGATTTTAGCTGTTAACTTTTGATTTTTCTTTAGGTTTGGATTAATATAGTTGGAGATGAGATCGTTGACGATAGCACCTACTACAATCAATAATTGTGAGTCCACAGTAGACATGACGGCTGCTAGAGGTCCTGCAAGGATAATCCCTGCAATCCAAGCGGGGAATAAAGTTGTTGTAAGAGCTGGCACCACTAAATCCCCTGATTCTATTCCAGGTACCAATACAATACCCGCAGCTCCTACGAAGTGCATACCTAGTAATAAAACCATAGAAACAACTGTACCGTAAATGATACCATCCTTTAAGCTTTTGCTGTCTTTATAGCTCATGGCTCGCATACCAACGCTAGGCAAGCCTACAACAGCAAAGCCTACTAAAATCCAAAATGATGTAACCCATGCCTTCGTCATAAAACCTTCAGTTACACCATAGGGTGTTATTAATCTAGGATTGATCTCATACATTTTCTGAATGATGTTGGATAGTCCTCCCCCCGCCACAAGAGTTGCTGCTACTAAAGCGATAGTTCCTATTGTCATAATGATACCTTGTAATGTATCCGTTAAAGCTACGGCTCTAAATCCCCCGATAACAGTATAGATTAATACGGTAATAGCAAAGAATGAAAGAGCAACTTGATAGGATACACCTACTGAGCCTTGAATAAGACGAGCAGCTCCAATCCATTGAGCACCCATGGCGGCTATAAAAAAGGCAACAATTGATAGAGAACATAGAACCACCAGCACATCGTTTTTATACCGTT is a window from the Natronincola ferrireducens genome containing:
- the panF gene encoding sodium/pantothenate symporter, translated to MSGVNWSVLIPLVLYFIGVFFIGFHSMKFVSKASENQSEGDGFLTEYLTGGRDLGGFVLAMTLVVTYLSAGSFIGGPGSAYTFGLGWIFLAMSQMPTGYFTLAVLGKKFAIIARKINAVTITDFIRERYKNDVLVVLCSLSIVAFFIAAMGAQWIGAARLIQGSVGVSYQVALSFFAITVLIYTVIGGFRAVALTDTLQGIIMTIGTIALVAATLVAGGGLSNIIQKMYEINPRLITPYGVTEGFMTKAWVTSFWILVGFAVVGLPSVGMRAMSYKDSKSLKDGIIYGTVVSMVLLLGMHFVGAAGIVLVPGIESGDLVVPALTTTLFPAWIAGIILAGPLAAVMSTVDSQLLIVVGAIVNDLISNYINPNLKKNQKLTAKISFISTIIVGIIIFFVAFNPPPLMVWLNLYANAGLISTFLWPILLGLYWKRANAPGAFASIVTGVGAYILFSKIWTRPLGMHTIALPLILSLIAFVVVSSFTERPSDKILKTFWGI